In Candidatus Margulisiibacteriota bacterium, the following proteins share a genomic window:
- a CDS encoding adenylosuccinate synthase yields the protein MPVSVIVGTQWGDEGKGKITDLLSRDMEMVVRYQGGNNAGHTVVIGETKYKLHLIPSGIFYDKTICVIGNGVVIDPAVLLEEIKSLRATGQKVSNLRISSQAHLIFQYHRDLDAAQEDKHEAGRIGTTNRGIGPCYVDKFNRRGIRIWDFTNKDVFRQKLDWNIREKSFLLNNYYGRNINYNVDQIIEEYFTYYNEIKELVVEESTSLIHEAISGGKRVLMEGAQGTMLDVDHGTYPYVTSSNPISGGACSGAGFGPSLVDSVLGVAKAYVTRVGSGPFPTEIEGELGEKLRERGAEYGTTTGRPRRCGWFDGVVMRHAAKINGLTELAITKMDVLDSFDKILVCVAYECNGKRVLDFPTDINRLAECRPVYEELPGWQSDTTKVTNYKDLPANARKYLDKLAKLAEAKISLISVGAERGQIIKL from the coding sequence ATGCCAGTTTCAGTTATTGTCGGAACTCAATGGGGGGACGAAGGAAAAGGGAAGATCACCGATCTCCTGTCGCGGGACATGGAGATGGTTGTTCGCTACCAGGGCGGAAATAACGCCGGCCATACGGTAGTTATTGGCGAGACCAAGTACAAACTCCATCTCATCCCGTCCGGCATCTTTTATGACAAGACGATTTGCGTTATCGGCAACGGGGTAGTTATCGACCCGGCCGTTCTGCTTGAGGAGATCAAGTCGCTCCGGGCGACCGGCCAAAAGGTTTCTAATCTGCGGATCTCTTCCCAGGCTCACCTGATCTTTCAATATCACCGGGACCTGGACGCCGCGCAGGAAGATAAGCATGAAGCGGGCCGGATCGGGACCACCAACCGGGGGATCGGTCCCTGTTACGTTGATAAGTTCAACCGCCGCGGGATCCGGATCTGGGACTTTACCAATAAAGACGTTTTTCGCCAGAAACTAGACTGGAATATCCGGGAAAAATCTTTTCTGTTAAATAATTACTACGGGCGCAACATCAACTATAATGTTGACCAGATCATCGAAGAATATTTTACTTATTATAACGAGATCAAAGAGCTGGTGGTCGAAGAGTCGACCTCGCTTATCCATGAAGCGATCAGCGGGGGAAAAAGGGTCTTAATGGAGGGGGCGCAAGGGACGATGCTTGATGTCGATCATGGGACCTATCCTTACGTTACTTCTTCCAACCCGATCTCCGGCGGCGCCTGCAGCGGGGCCGGCTTTGGGCCGAGCCTGGTTGACAGCGTGCTTGGCGTGGCGAAAGCTTATGTTACCAGGGTAGGGAGCGGACCGTTCCCGACCGAGATCGAAGGGGAGCTGGGGGAAAAACTGCGCGAGCGGGGGGCGGAGTACGGGACGACGACCGGACGGCCGCGGCGCTGCGGCTGGTTCGACGGAGTGGTCATGCGCCACGCCGCCAAGATCAACGGCTTAACCGAACTGGCGATCACCAAAATGGACGTCCTTGACTCGTTCGACAAGATCCTGGTTTGCGTCGCTTACGAATGTAACGGCAAGAGGGTCCTGGATTTCCCGACCGATATTAATCGCCTGGCCGAATGTCGGCCGGTTTACGAAGAATTGCCGGGGTGGCAGAGTGATACGACCAAAGTCACGAATTATAAGGATTTGCCGGCTAATGCCAGGAAGTATCTGGATAAACTGGCCAAATTGGCTGAAGCGAAGATCTCTCTCATTTCGGTCGGCGCCGAGCGCGGCCAGATCATTAAGCTTTAG
- the queC gene encoding 7-cyano-7-deazaguanine synthase QueC — protein sequence MVKKAVVLLSGGLDSTTTLYYALNKGYTCQALIFDYGQRHKRELRSAVAVAKRARVPYQILKISLPWKGSALLDASVQVPVARTLKEIGKGIPSTYVPARNTIFLSFALSFAEAIGAQAIFIGANALDYSGYPDCRPDYYAAFQKVIAKGIKASRIRIKTPLINMTKAEIIKLGRKLGAPLEMTWSCYQGGSKPCGVCDSCRLRAKGFLLYNKAS from the coding sequence ATGGTAAAAAAAGCGGTTGTCTTATTATCCGGTGGCCTCGATTCAACTACCACTTTATATTACGCCCTTAACAAAGGTTATACCTGCCAGGCTTTAATATTTGACTACGGCCAGCGGCATAAACGGGAATTGCGGAGCGCAGTAGCGGTCGCTAAGCGCGCGCGGGTCCCTTATCAGATCCTTAAGATTAGCTTGCCCTGGAAGGGGAGCGCCTTGCTAGATGCCAGCGTCCAGGTGCCAGTTGCCAGAACTTTGAAAGAAATTGGTAAAGGGATACCTTCAACTTACGTTCCCGCCCGCAATACCATCTTTTTAAGTTTTGCCCTCTCTTTTGCCGAAGCGATCGGCGCCCAGGCGATTTTTATCGGCGCCAACGCCCTCGATTATTCCGGCTACCCCGATTGCCGCCCCGATTATTACGCCGCTTTTCAGAAAGTGATAGCAAAAGGGATCAAGGCATCAAGGATTAGGATCAAGACCCCTTTAATTAATATGACTAAGGCGGAGATTATTAAACTTGGACGGAAGCTCGGCGCCCCGCTGGAAATGACCTGGTCATGCTATCAGGGGGGGAGTAAGCCCTGCGGGGTTTGCGACTCGTGCCGTTTGCGGGCGAAGGGTTTTTTGTTATATAATAAAGCTTCATGA
- a CDS encoding lipid II flippase Amj family protein — protein sequence MNPLYIVCILTGIIHFTETAASSLRLAGVRTGQIATSLSFVNATLLVTRTSNMLQAPFLGGLVDHAILTGQPDALINSFRLVILAAFVGNLLGAACTPFFVAVFTKAILRFEKAGSVPRLIAAAFLPKNIRSIAKLFCLPTKKSFINLTMKGVPTGFLWTNLIVVSVYAIGVLSSLYAGALVPEFRITASQLSAIVNGIATILLVTLVDPTCAYITDQAIRGKRPEADVRAMVFYIIAGRVVGTLILSQLLFLPSAEYIKSATLMVKGMFGQ from the coding sequence ATGAATCCACTTTATATAGTCTGTATTTTAACCGGAATAATCCACTTTACTGAAACGGCCGCTTCGTCGCTTAGGCTGGCCGGAGTGCGGACCGGGCAGATCGCGACCTCCCTTTCTTTTGTTAACGCTACCTTGCTGGTCACTCGGACCTCCAATATGCTCCAGGCGCCGTTCCTGGGAGGCTTGGTTGACCATGCTATCTTGACCGGTCAGCCAGATGCCTTGATTAACTCTTTCCGCTTGGTGATCCTGGCCGCTTTTGTCGGTAATTTACTGGGGGCTGCCTGTACCCCGTTTTTCGTGGCAGTTTTTACCAAAGCTATTCTCCGTTTTGAAAAGGCCGGATCGGTCCCGCGTTTGATTGCTGCCGCTTTTTTACCGAAAAATATCCGGTCGATTGCCAAGCTTTTCTGCTTGCCGACTAAGAAGTCGTTTATTAACCTGACCATGAAAGGGGTCCCGACCGGGTTTCTCTGGACCAATTTGATCGTCGTTTCTGTTTACGCGATTGGGGTCCTTTCTTCCCTTTATGCCGGGGCGCTGGTCCCCGAGTTCCGGATCACTGCTTCCCAGCTCTCCGCGATCGTTAACGGGATTGCTACTATTTTATTAGTCACTCTGGTCGATCCGACCTGCGCTTACATCACTGACCAGGCGATCAGGGGGAAGCGGCCGGAAGCCGATGTCCGGGCGATGGTTTTTTATATAATTGCGGGACGGGTCGTCGGGACCCTGATCCTTTCCCAGCTCCTCTTCTTGCCCTCCGCTGAATACATTAAGTCAGCGACGCTTATGGTTAAAGGAATGTTCGGTCAGTGA
- a CDS encoding bifunctional riboflavin kinase/FAD synthetase: MKIIRHPSKGKLQRPVVALGTFDGVHLGHRRVIEAAVSYAKKIGAHSAAITFDPHPQEVIAPARGLKLLTTLAEREALLADLGIDSVIVSRFTSQLRKLSYRQYVERYLVKKLGVRAVFVGYDYALGKGRSGTAAALKKLGEEFGFEVKVIPPVKVRGQIVKSGLIRELLLKGDFKLAYTLLGHPYRLTGKVVKGKGIGAKILATPTANLKPDPRKLIPAAGVYGGFTGGRKCAVNIGLQPTFGHNSQLVEAHLLNFNGRLLGRTLALDLFSRLRPERRFASVAQLKVQIKKDIARLRGM, encoded by the coding sequence GTGAAGATAATCCGCCATCCAAGCAAAGGGAAACTCCAGCGGCCGGTCGTCGCCCTGGGGACCTTTGACGGAGTTCACCTGGGTCACCGCCGGGTGATCGAAGCGGCGGTTTCTTACGCTAAAAAGATCGGTGCTCATTCGGCCGCTATTACCTTTGATCCTCATCCCCAAGAGGTCATTGCGCCGGCTAGGGGGCTCAAGCTCCTAACCACGCTAGCTGAAAGAGAGGCGTTACTAGCCGATTTAGGTATTGATTCCGTGATCGTTAGCCGTTTTACTTCTCAACTCCGGAAGCTAAGCTATCGGCAATATGTTGAACGTTACCTGGTCAAGAAGCTCGGGGTCAGAGCGGTCTTTGTCGGTTATGATTATGCTTTAGGCAAAGGGCGAAGCGGGACCGCCGCCGCTCTCAAAAAACTAGGAGAAGAGTTTGGTTTTGAGGTGAAAGTTATTCCGCCGGTTAAAGTTCGCGGCCAGATCGTTAAATCCGGGCTGATCAGGGAGTTGCTCCTCAAGGGGGACTTCAAGCTGGCTTACACACTTTTGGGACATCCTTATCGATTGACCGGTAAGGTGGTCAAAGGGAAGGGTATTGGAGCGAAGATCCTTGCCACTCCGACCGCCAACCTGAAGCCGGACCCGCGCAAGCTTATCCCGGCGGCCGGGGTTTACGGCGGTTTTACCGGCGGGAGGAAATGCGCCGTTAATATCGGCCTCCAGCCGACCTTTGGTCATAATTCCCAGTTGGTCGAGGCTCATCTGCTTAATTTTAATGGCCGGCTTCTCGGCCGGACCCTGGCGCTCGATCTCTTTTCTCGTCTCCGTCCGGAACGCCGGTTTGCTTCGGTTGCCCAACTTAAGGTGCAAATAAAAAAAGATATTGCCCGATTGCGGGGTATGTGA
- the rpsO gene encoding 30S ribosomal protein S15, whose translation MLKKELKQEVIGKFKRHVSDTGSPEVQVALLTKRIDQLVEHLKINKKDHHSRRGLLILVGQRKRLLNYLHRTDVKKFEELSSSLKTK comes from the coding sequence ATGTTAAAAAAGGAATTAAAACAAGAGGTCATCGGGAAATTTAAAAGGCATGTGAGTGATACTGGATCACCCGAAGTCCAGGTCGCGCTTCTGACCAAAAGGATCGATCAGCTGGTGGAACATCTTAAGATAAATAAGAAAGATCACCATAGCCGGCGCGGTCTTTTAATCCTGGTCGGTCAGCGCAAACGACTACTTAATTACCTCCACCGGACGGATGTTAAGAAGTTCGAAGAGCTTTCCTCTAGTTTGAAAACAAAATAA
- a CDS encoding polyribonucleotide nucleotidyltransferase, with product MIKTVEKTLSDGKVLSIETGRVAKEAGGSVIIRLGDTMVLATATMSLTPREGIDFFPLMVEFEEKLYAAGKIPGGFFKREGRLSEKAILNCRKVDRPIRPMFPEGFRNDVQVVITPLSVDQENPHDVLGIIGASAALSISDIPFDGPIGAVRVSIVDGKFVANPTLAQTKDSTLDLVIAGTKTEISMIEAGANQITEEQMLEAIKFGHTFIKEVIAMQEELVKKAGKEKVKVEVYQISDKVRSFVTKMAADRIEKAMRITDRETQLDELDAIKTEVKNKALENKELEDELKKHPGDIKAVIEEIEYETMRRLVLKENKRVDGRGPKDIREINCEIGTLPRTHGSAIFSRGQTQVLTILTLGSLGEEQRLEGLDLEETGKRYMHHYNFPAYSVGEVRPMRGPGRREIGHGALAEKALLPVIPGPDDFPYTLRLVSEVLGSNGSTSMASTCGSTLALMHAGVKIAAPVAGISVGLISEGDKFVTITDIQGLEDFLGDMDFKVTGTRKGITAIQVDIKIKGLSFDLIKLALEQAKEGRYYILDKMEAILPKPSTELSPFAPRVISFKIDPEKIGMVIGPGGKNIRRITDETGVQMDIEDDGTIRITTNDAEMAKKAKAEVDAITFEPKAGDVFHSKVVRIMDFGAFCEIPGGKDGLVHISQLAPQRVARVEDVLKLDDEVIVKVIEIDDKGRINLTMKGVTEEDKKRAM from the coding sequence ATGATTAAGACAGTTGAAAAGACCCTTAGTGACGGAAAAGTCCTCTCCATTGAAACAGGCCGCGTAGCCAAAGAAGCCGGCGGTTCGGTTATTATCCGCCTCGGGGATACCATGGTCCTGGCGACCGCCACGATGAGCTTAACCCCCAGAGAAGGGATCGATTTCTTCCCCTTAATGGTTGAATTTGAAGAAAAGCTCTATGCCGCCGGGAAGATCCCGGGCGGGTTCTTCAAGCGGGAAGGGCGCCTTTCGGAAAAAGCGATCCTCAATTGCCGCAAAGTTGACCGGCCGATCCGGCCGATGTTCCCCGAAGGGTTCCGCAATGATGTTCAAGTCGTGATTACTCCGCTTTCGGTCGACCAGGAAAATCCGCATGATGTGCTGGGGATTATCGGCGCTTCAGCCGCTCTCTCCATTTCCGACATTCCGTTCGACGGGCCGATCGGCGCGGTCAGAGTTTCTATTGTTGACGGCAAGTTCGTGGCCAATCCAACCCTGGCCCAGACCAAAGACTCAACCCTCGACCTGGTGATTGCCGGAACTAAAACGGAAATTTCCATGATCGAAGCCGGGGCCAATCAGATCACCGAAGAGCAGATGCTCGAAGCGATCAAATTCGGCCACACCTTCATTAAAGAAGTCATTGCCATGCAGGAAGAATTGGTTAAAAAAGCGGGCAAAGAAAAAGTTAAAGTTGAAGTTTACCAGATCAGCGACAAGGTCCGCTCTTTTGTGACTAAAATGGCGGCCGACCGGATCGAAAAAGCGATGCGGATCACCGACCGGGAGACCCAGCTCGACGAACTTGACGCGATCAAGACAGAGGTCAAGAACAAGGCGTTGGAGAACAAAGAGCTGGAAGATGAGCTGAAAAAGCATCCCGGCGATATTAAAGCGGTCATTGAAGAGATTGAATACGAAACGATGCGCCGCCTGGTCCTCAAAGAGAACAAACGGGTTGACGGCCGCGGACCCAAAGATATCCGGGAGATCAACTGCGAAATCGGGACTTTGCCCAGGACCCACGGTTCGGCGATCTTTTCCCGGGGCCAGACCCAGGTTTTAACGATCTTAACCCTTGGTTCACTTGGGGAAGAACAGCGGCTTGAAGGGCTCGACCTTGAAGAGACCGGCAAACGCTACATGCACCATTATAACTTCCCGGCTTATTCGGTCGGCGAGGTTCGTCCGATGCGCGGTCCGGGACGCCGGGAAATTGGTCACGGCGCTCTGGCGGAGAAAGCTCTCCTGCCGGTTATCCCCGGTCCCGATGATTTTCCGTATACCCTCCGCCTGGTTTCCGAAGTCCTGGGAAGCAACGGCTCCACTTCCATGGCTTCGACCTGCGGTTCGACCCTTGCCCTGATGCACGCTGGAGTGAAGATCGCGGCCCCGGTAGCCGGCATTTCGGTCGGCTTGATCTCCGAAGGGGATAAGTTCGTGACCATTACCGATATTCAAGGGCTGGAAGACTTCCTGGGCGATATGGATTTCAAGGTGACCGGTACCCGCAAAGGGATTACCGCGATCCAGGTTGATATCAAGATCAAAGGGCTTTCTTTCGATCTGATCAAACTGGCATTGGAACAGGCTAAAGAAGGCCGCTATTATATCCTTGATAAGATGGAAGCGATCCTCCCCAAACCAAGCACTGAATTGTCGCCATTCGCCCCCCGGGTCATCTCTTTCAAGATCGATCCGGAAAAGATTGGCATGGTCATCGGGCCGGGCGGGAAGAACATCCGGCGGATCACCGACGAGACCGGTGTCCAGATGGACATCGAAGACGATGGGACGATCCGGATCACGACCAACGACGCCGAGATGGCGAAAAAAGCCAAAGCGGAAGTTGACGCGATCACCTTTGAACCAAAAGCGGGGGATGTTTTCCACTCTAAAGTGGTCAGAATTATGGACTTCGGCGCTTTCTGCGAGATCCCGGGCGGGAAAGACGGGCTGGTCCACATTTCCCAGCTTGCTCCCCAGCGGGTCGCCAGGGTTGAAGATGTCTTGAAGCTTGATGACGAAGTGATCGTCAAAGTTATCGAGATCGACGACAAAGGCCGGATCAACCTGACCATGAAGGGCGTTACGGAAGAAGATAAAAAACGGGCGATGTAG
- a CDS encoding transglutaminase domain-containing protein, translated as MVSSLPIGTGTGPNRPGAVGPRSFHARIYGPPFLYNIMDFHRSHEIGSAMRLNQALFIGGQKDQSALFKLPGDQRGKVAELRFEPEKSQWWIRATEENPAAHFKVIDDLGTQIKLGGQKGIKGWVPIATDYHLVFGERQEYLFSLPEKPEEPRNILPLPGGREKVQIFDKILLFLQVNKERSFNTEVARAMRDNRYYLILGGKESPDSLFQIKLPGNLNAERVAYFRYDRTHDQWEVQPLIDFDLVAATGQPMKAEINHWYPIKAGNNLKINNLIVDFYLPTTADQIPVTQPKLGPVPDPERLPFGCNIPGLSEREIISIRDDDRTRRFIEEGIDAVSEHRTRFFKRGKTEAEVLFNFVTAHFKYTWEDTDEGWHKNWEDLAAKYHNLKISLGIFIAERTGCCRHQAAALQLLYQEWGLESRFVRGTIISHGKDARHAWVEILVNGKWYVADPAQRYYKEKEAAYRERGYIVGPNKIEVPIGEIDTPGAFGTALFGK; from the coding sequence ATGGTCAGTAGCTTACCAATTGGGACCGGTACCGGCCCAAATCGTCCGGGCGCGGTCGGCCCCAGATCTTTTCACGCTCGGATCTATGGTCCTCCTTTTCTCTACAACATCATGGACTTTCACCGCAGCCATGAGATCGGCTCGGCCATGAGACTAAATCAAGCCCTATTTATCGGGGGCCAAAAAGATCAGTCCGCTCTCTTTAAACTCCCCGGTGACCAGAGAGGAAAAGTCGCCGAGCTCCGTTTCGAGCCGGAAAAAAGCCAGTGGTGGATCCGGGCGACCGAAGAAAATCCAGCGGCACATTTCAAAGTCATTGACGACCTTGGCACGCAAATCAAACTCGGCGGACAAAAAGGGATTAAAGGCTGGGTCCCAATTGCCACTGATTATCACTTGGTTTTCGGAGAGAGGCAAGAATATCTCTTTTCGCTTCCGGAGAAACCGGAGGAACCAAGAAACATTCTTCCACTCCCCGGCGGAAGGGAAAAAGTTCAAATCTTCGATAAAATCCTGCTCTTCCTCCAGGTCAATAAAGAGAGGAGTTTTAACACTGAAGTTGCCCGCGCCATGAGAGATAACCGTTATTATTTAATCTTGGGAGGAAAAGAGAGCCCCGACTCCCTCTTTCAGATCAAGCTGCCTGGCAACTTGAATGCCGAGCGGGTCGCGTACTTCAGATACGACCGAACCCATGACCAATGGGAAGTCCAACCTCTTATCGACTTCGACTTGGTCGCGGCAACCGGTCAACCGATGAAGGCGGAAATAAACCACTGGTACCCAATAAAGGCCGGCAACAATTTAAAAATCAACAACCTTATAGTCGATTTTTACCTTCCCACCACTGCTGACCAAATCCCAGTAACCCAGCCAAAGCTGGGGCCAGTCCCAGATCCGGAACGGCTCCCCTTTGGCTGTAATATTCCCGGCCTAAGTGAAAGAGAAATTATTTCGATCCGCGACGATGACAGGACCCGAAGGTTCATTGAAGAAGGGATCGACGCCGTAAGCGAACACCGGACCCGGTTCTTTAAAAGAGGAAAAACCGAAGCCGAAGTCCTTTTCAACTTCGTCACCGCTCATTTTAAATATACCTGGGAAGACACCGACGAAGGCTGGCACAAAAACTGGGAAGATTTAGCGGCTAAATATCATAATCTGAAAATATCGCTTGGAATCTTTATCGCGGAACGGACCGGCTGTTGCCGGCATCAAGCGGCGGCCCTCCAGCTTCTCTATCAGGAATGGGGACTTGAATCGCGCTTTGTTAGAGGAACGATCATTAGCCACGGCAAGGACGCGCGCCACGCTTGGGTAGAAATCCTGGTTAATGGTAAATGGTATGTCGCCGACCCGGCGCAACGATACTACAAAGAAAAAGAGGCCGCTTACCGGGAAAGAGGTTATATTGTCGGCCCCAATAAGATCGAAGTCCCAATTGGAGAAATTGACACGCCCGGCGCTTTCGGCACAGCTCTGTTCGGTAAATAA
- the purL gene encoding phosphoribosylformylglycinamidine synthase subunit PurL, with translation MDKKVYRELGLTDAEFERIVKTLDREPTPTETAMFSVEWSEHCGYPRSRKYLRLFPQKGKYEALVGEDAGGIVYDGKAIIFKAESHNHPSQVEPRQGAATGVGGIIRDIFTTGARPIALLDSLRFGPLDNPLNKFIFSGVIDGIQFYGNCVGVPTVGGEIYFDEAYAGNCLVNVMCVGVCDREEIARARAQGPGNSIIYAGSKTGRDGIGGCSVLASSEFEAGECEKRPTVQVGDPFTEKCLIEATLEALKTGLVVGIKDMGAAGLTCSSAEMAAAGEVGVDIDLDKVPLRETGMEPWEIMMSESQERQLLCVQQGQEQPILDIFHKWGLEAEVVGTVTEVKQVIIRSGDKIVANLPADELAKAPIYEMAFEKPKVEKPKVKKPTNNNQHLLKLLSDPNIASKKWVYEQYDHMVQLNTTVYPGGDATVLRLKDKDWGIAVTTDCNARYCQLDPYVGAQIAVSEAMRNLVVTGADPAAVTDCLNFANPEKPDRFYMFKSCVEGIADACKFYNLPVVSGNVSLYNESPKGPILPTPMIGMVGIVKHINQRCSVHFKEKGDLLILLGETKTWTGMPEIDLKVEAKVQKACLEAIQLGLAKSAHDLSEGGLAVALAECCIHGKIGASLNLNEPVDNNSLLFGEGQSRILITISPDNIFPLSDIAMLNDVPFQILGKVGGASLSIFKKQKKLLELPVKKMSDAYYNAIPNLLKPPKAGGKK, from the coding sequence ATGGATAAAAAAGTCTACCGCGAACTTGGTTTGACCGATGCCGAGTTTGAAAGGATCGTTAAGACCCTCGACCGCGAGCCGACCCCGACCGAAACGGCGATGTTTTCGGTCGAATGGTCCGAGCATTGCGGCTATCCCCGTTCCCGCAAATACCTCCGTCTTTTCCCCCAAAAAGGGAAATACGAGGCGCTGGTCGGCGAAGATGCCGGCGGCATAGTTTACGACGGCAAAGCGATCATTTTCAAAGCGGAATCTCACAACCATCCCTCCCAGGTAGAACCGCGGCAGGGGGCGGCGACCGGAGTTGGGGGGATTATCCGGGACATTTTTACGACCGGCGCCCGGCCAATCGCCCTGCTTGATTCGCTTCGTTTCGGCCCGCTCGATAATCCGCTCAATAAGTTCATCTTTTCCGGCGTGATCGATGGAATCCAGTTCTACGGCAACTGCGTTGGGGTGCCGACCGTCGGCGGTGAGATCTATTTTGACGAAGCTTACGCCGGCAATTGCCTGGTTAACGTCATGTGCGTCGGGGTTTGCGACCGGGAGGAGATCGCCCGGGCAAGGGCTCAAGGGCCGGGGAATTCGATCATTTACGCCGGTTCCAAGACCGGCCGCGACGGGATTGGCGGTTGTTCGGTCCTCGCTTCCTCCGAATTTGAAGCGGGGGAGTGCGAGAAACGGCCGACCGTTCAGGTTGGCGATCCTTTTACCGAAAAATGCCTGATCGAGGCGACGCTGGAAGCCCTAAAAACCGGCTTAGTGGTCGGGATTAAGGACATGGGAGCGGCGGGACTGACCTGTTCCTCGGCCGAAATGGCGGCGGCTGGTGAAGTTGGGGTTGATATTGATCTTGATAAGGTTCCTTTGCGGGAGACTGGGATGGAACCATGGGAGATCATGATGTCGGAATCGCAGGAACGGCAGCTTCTTTGTGTCCAGCAAGGGCAAGAACAGCCGATCCTCGATATTTTCCACAAGTGGGGGTTGGAAGCGGAGGTTGTTGGGACCGTGACCGAAGTTAAGCAGGTAATTATCAGAAGCGGCGATAAAATAGTTGCTAACCTCCCAGCGGACGAACTGGCCAAAGCTCCAATCTATGAGATGGCGTTTGAAAAGCCAAAAGTCGAAAAACCAAAAGTAAAAAAACCGACCAACAACAACCAACATCTTCTTAAATTACTTAGTGATCCGAACATTGCCAGCAAGAAATGGGTTTATGAACAGTACGACCACATGGTCCAGCTGAACACGACCGTTTATCCGGGCGGTGACGCGACCGTTCTTCGCCTTAAAGACAAGGATTGGGGGATCGCCGTCACGACCGATTGTAACGCCCGCTATTGCCAGCTTGACCCTTATGTCGGGGCGCAGATCGCCGTCTCGGAAGCGATGCGGAATCTGGTGGTGACCGGGGCCGATCCGGCGGCGGTGACCGATTGTTTGAACTTTGCCAATCCCGAGAAGCCGGACCGCTTCTACATGTTCAAATCGTGTGTCGAGGGGATAGCCGATGCCTGTAAATTTTATAACTTGCCGGTCGTTTCCGGTAACGTCTCCCTTTATAATGAAAGTCCCAAAGGACCGATCCTGCCGACCCCGATGATCGGGATGGTCGGGATCGTTAAGCATATCAATCAGCGCTGTTCGGTCCATTTTAAAGAAAAAGGGGACCTCTTGATCCTGTTAGGAGAGACCAAAACCTGGACTGGGATGCCGGAGATCGATCTTAAAGTTGAAGCCAAGGTCCAAAAAGCCTGCCTGGAAGCGATCCAGCTGGGGTTGGCCAAGTCGGCTCATGACTTATCGGAAGGAGGCTTAGCGGTTGCCTTAGCTGAATGCTGTATTCACGGCAAGATCGGTGCTTCACTTAACCTGAACGAACCGGTTGATAACAATTCACTTTTATTCGGGGAAGGGCAGTCCAGGATCCTGATCACGATCTCGCCCGACAATATTTTCCCGCTTTCCGATATTGCCATGCTAAACGACGTTCCCTTCCAGATCCTGGGGAAAGTCGGCGGCGCCTCGCTTTCGATCTTTAAGAAACAGAAGAAACTGCTGGAACTGCCGGTGAAGAAAATGAGCGACGCTTACTATAACGCGATCCCCAACTTGCTGAAGCCGCCTAAAGCCGGCGGGAAGAAATAA
- a CDS encoding lytic transglycosylase domain-containing protein, whose translation MDATAAVVIFIFVVSIMTSVGDKNNSSNRVVSPPGVVYNDVSAPPLKPDDDEVEEGERAAIQKYIAKYRKPDEAATIAESIVRNANEKNVNPKLITALMARESRFNPKAVSSSGAIGLGQLLPSTAKGLKLDDPYDIEQNTHGTVLYIKSLLQRFGGNVTNALAGYFEGPNAITRNGGFSAKTKAYVEDILNIAQKI comes from the coding sequence ATGGATGCCACGGCGGCAGTTGTTATCTTTATTTTTGTCGTCTCGATCATGACCAGCGTCGGCGATAAAAACAACTCCAGCAATCGGGTCGTTTCTCCTCCCGGCGTGGTGTACAACGATGTCAGCGCTCCGCCGCTTAAGCCGGACGACGATGAAGTTGAAGAGGGCGAGCGGGCGGCGATCCAAAAATATATCGCCAAATACCGCAAACCTGACGAAGCGGCAACGATTGCCGAAAGCATTGTCCGCAACGCCAACGAAAAGAACGTCAATCCCAAATTGATCACCGCTCTAATGGCGCGGGAATCCAGATTTAACCCGAAAGCGGTTTCTTCATCGGGAGCGATCGGTCTTGGCCAGCTCCTCCCTTCGACCGCCAAGGGGTTAAAGCTTGACGATCCTTATGATATTGAACAGAACACCCACGGAACGGTCCTTTATATTAAGTCCCTTTTACAGCGCTTTGGCGGTAACGTAACCAACGCGCTGGCCGGTTACTTTGAAGGACCCAATGCCATTACCCGCAACGGCGGCTTCTCCGCCAAGACCAAAGCCTACGTCGAAGATATCCTCAATATAGCGCAGAAGATATAG